The segment GGACCCAAAATGGGTCTTGATTAGGAGAACTAGGGCCTTGGTCTCCTTGGTTCTGAGCTAGGACAAGGGTGCCCAACACCTTAGTCCTAAGAATCAGGACTCCAACATGAGGGGGAGAgagtgaagatgatgaaaatgtgagGTTGATAGGTGGTGTGAGAAAATTTAGGATAGACATCAAGCATTAGACATCAAAGCACCAAAGTGAGGTCTACATATACAATTTACAATACTAAAATCAGTATGATATTGAAGGGCAAGATTAGGTCTATAGATCAAGCAACATGTGGTGAATGGTCTTAGGAGATTAGAACCTTTTGATCTTTGTCTTGGAAATGTTGCATGAACAACACATTAACTTTTAATGAAGATATCTTTAGTGCATTGAGAATTCATTAGATGAGCATCCAAGATTTGAAACTTTTCTCTTCAAAAGAATTTTGGAAGCAAGAAGACTCTCCGTGGAATGGAAAAGTGCTTCTCAAAGCTATAATGCAATTTATTTTTCAATGCTCTTCTCATGCACTAAATTATTTACACTTTACATACCAAATGCCAAAGACTATTTTGTTCCAACATAGTTTCGCTATGCTAGAGTTGCCTCGCACCACAAGCAATGTCCAATATGcattaaaatgaatattttttcCAAAATATATTTCTTCAACTTAGAGCACTTTTCTTCATTGCTTATATCATGGATTTACCATTAGCAATAATAGTCTCAAAAGATCACACCATTTTTCTCGGCATTCCCTTATGCTATCAATTTTTATTGCTTAAAAGACAATGTCAATGCCTGTGAACATTAATCAAGTTTTGTAACATTTATGCTTTCAATGCATAATTGATTTTTTCTCATGACTCAATTATTCAATATCACCTTTCTTTTGAAAAAATGCAATTGCTAACATTATACACATCaaggaataaaaaaataaactaaatTGATTATATCTATTTCATTTTCCACAAGTCTCCTTTCAACTCCCCATGGATGAGATCAATCacaaacaaaaatattgaaaatagcTCCAACAAAACTTTtgtaaaccacacacactaagcaacatattaagtctagatagtgttagtcaactctgagtgtttaacacttttaagcctagaaatgtattcttagtgtgaccacataccttaagcaacatattaaacctAGAAAATGCcagtcaactttgagtgtttaacacttttaagcttagaaatataagcttaatgtgtgtgatttaagccattctcATCCTCCTTTCATATTTCACAGCCCATTTTCATTACGACTTTAATAATAATCTAAGATCCAAAATCAAAtacacaaaaaaaacataaaaaaatatatctacAAAATGATAtacaaaaacatacaaaacatataTTACAGAAATTCTCAGCCTTAATAACATTATTAGTGATCTTTACAAAGATCTCCACACTTCCCCTATGAAACAACTACTAATTATTCCACATCAAACATAAATTATCAAACAAACACAACATTATTAAATAACTACAAACACTCTGAATGGCAAACTTAAGGAATCCATTCAATCCACTTCCTTAATAACCTACTGAATCAACGACCCCTCCATATCAGGGACTATGGAAACATAGTTCTCAGTGACAAAGACACTCTCGTACACAAAACCAGAGAGGCCACCACCGATGAGAGGGCCGACCCAGTAAACCCAATGCTCTTTCCAATCTCCACTGGCCAAAGCAGGACCAAATGAGCGAGCAGGATTCATGGAAGCCCCTGAGAAGGGCCCTCCTGCAATAATATTGGCAAACACTACCAATCCTATACACAGTGGTGCAGTAGGCCCCACACTTCCCTTCTTTGGATCCACTGCCGTTGCGTACACTGTGAAGAGCAATGAGAATGTCAACACAATCTCCCATATCACCCCTTGGAAGTATGTCACGCCCGATGCCAATGCGTGCACAGGTGTTACcttcaaaacaaaacaagaaaaaatcATAAGATTTTCATGAATTCTTTCACCCAAGAAATGGGATTTTTCTTAGCAAAAAAAGGATTTTGTTTTGGGTTGCTTACCATGCCACCAGTGAGAAAAACGAGCAAGTAGCAGGCAATTGCAGAGCCCAGGCACTGTGCAATCCAGTAGAGAACCGACCTGAAAATGGTGATGTGGCCTCCTACTGCTAAGCCCAATGTGACCGCCGGGTTGAGGTGTCCTCCTGAGATGTTAAAACCCGCAGAAATCATTGCATAGACTACAAAAGCATGGGTCAAGGCCACCACTGTTAAGCCTAGTAGCGAGGACCCTTCAAACGCCAGCTTGTCTGCAACACATCAAATTCATTCCCTTTAAACTCTCGATTTTCTTAGAAAACGGtgattttaaaatgcaaaatgagataaaGTTGTGGGTTTTCACCCGTTGCCATGGCAGATCCAACCCCTGCAAACACAAACAAGAAAGTCAATATGAGTTCTGCTAATACTGCTTTCGCACAGTCCGACTGGCGGACCTCTTGGCCATTGCCCAGAGCAATCTTCAACATCTTGGTAAGCGAAAATGGGTTTGTGTGCAGAAATGGAGTTTTGAGAGGGGGATTAAAAGGGCATTAGCCCGCTTGGTTCGGCTCGTTGGGCGGCATTGCAAGGGTGAAAGAGGATCGTTTTCATGTGCCAATCCATGGTACTCGCATTATTTTCCCCAGTGGGTGCTGCGTCTTCTCTTAATTTGTAAGGTTGACATGTACAGTGAAAGTTTTCATTCCGCCATTTCAGGGTCGCTTCCATCTGGAAATTGTATAGAATACTGTAAATATCGATTTCACAATTGTGTAATATACACTAAGTACCGATCTCACGTTTGTGTAAAAGATTAATATTTTGTTGGAGGTCAATGCCTAAGGTCCATAGTGATAGCCAATAAATGGTGAGAAAATAAGGGGCCCTTTTAGTGGAATTATCTTTCAATTTAGAGAGATTCCTCCCTAAATTAGGGGAGAAGGATTATGGTTGAAAAGGTCTAAAATTGGACTTCAATTGAGTGTCTTTTCAATATTAgatttaaatttttataataaaaaaattacgtTATTAGTTGTATAgtttttaatattataaaaaatataatattatttaaaaaaaaaggttgGTAGAAGGTATATGTTAGAGTTATGTTTATGttgaattaagcttaaataatAAGATGGAACAACAAGAAGATAAGTTGCTTAAACGTCAAGAATtatattaatagaagaagaggggtTCATAGTCATCTAGCTAGCCCAACAAGCTCCCAACCAATAATAACACCCTCTTCTTAACTATCATCCTCTACAAGCTATGTAGCATGAGCAAGAGAAATAGTTGAGCCATGCATGGTAACTTGCTCGAATATGGCCAACCAAAAACACCTTGGTCGTGAGGCTAGTCGGAGGCTGAAGGTGGGTGGGATGGTTGAGACGACCCATGAGTAGATTGGCCCATGGCTCTTCTAAAAGTAGGTTGGGAAGGATGTGACTATGACTCATCACCTCCCTAAGATATCTAACTATGTCCACGATGAGGACAATGACCCCTATTGGCAATTGTACATGGGGCATTACCCTATAGATGTGCCACTTCAATTGCAACTTTATTGGCTTGCTTATGAATTTTTATAATCAAATTAGAATAAATCATTTCTTTAGTGCTAAGAAAGAagtcaatatataaaaaaataataaaaatagcaAAATTCTTATCTCTCCAAATGTCAAAAAGAATCTAGAATGCAAAAAATTGAGAAATATGGACAATTTTAACAACTAATCTAGGTCAATCACTCAACAAGACTGTATGCCATGAGAAATGATTGGGTTTGAAAGGCTCAAAAAGTCATGAAACGAATTCCAATCTTATTAATCTCTAGAATAAAACTAGAAAAGGTGCTTGAAACTGGACCCTGTTCTCCATAGAAGGAGCAATGAGGATTAACAACTCCTAAATGACTCGATCTAGTACCAATACAAGGTCCCTTATACAGAATAAACATGAAGCAAAATGAGAAAGCTTTGGTTCAAGAATTATCtagatcaaataaattaaaatatacaaTGTCATGTAGCCAAAGAAGATTAGAGATGTCGTATATGATTCAAATAAGAAACCATGGGAAGGCGGAGTGAAAGTCAAGCATATCCTTTGTGGGGACTATTGTGAAATGGtgtgtgtgatgctaaaaatgtagaacataagaaaggcatacacatataatgagacaataaaacataaatgaaaagcttaattgaaaactagataaaaaatgcaaaccataagccttccttgaaatgtcccattttcctctattcttgaggaccttgaaggtgttggattggttggctctcagcagagcaatgacctccaaagtggcaactcaagagttgagtagctacttgataatgattgattatgcaaatgatataaaatgcaatgctatgattaatccaaaatgctaattactagatgattgaaaagaaaatgcctatagtaatgatgctaaagctatgaatgcaagggatccttattgctccaagatgggggatatttataggaattccaaggccaaagttgaggtggcaggaatcaacgatccaGATCTGATTTGAAGATATCGAGGGCCAAGAttaaggaagttggagaagaggttggaggaagggacacttgtcatctttgtggtgacaagtgtcaaggagacttgctcatgagagggcaagtgtccaagggaggagacatgtggaaaaagtgccatgtgtctcaaggggagaatatccacaccataggaggtttggataaggaggttagaatgtgcaagatatgatagggttagttaaacccagggttaggtggaatgggttaggctaggggatggttaggttaggtggttagaagttaggagccatgtgctcatttgaatttagaaattcaaataatttggaaaatgataattaatctcaacaaatttgagtttgttaattttaattagggaaattagaagaattgatttaaatgggggaAATGATTAatcaatttggattaattaatcaaagggggatatgaaatgaactaaaaaaatatatcatgtagatttatttattagtagatgaatagagaaattaatcaaattgcttgtgaattcaattaactgggaagggggattaatcaaataactacgtatttaattaactatcttcagactatTTCTAGGTGTATACAGTGTGTTTTGATACTGTAATGCCCATcaaaatatcctagagaaataatctaaaatctactaacaaatggagataaaaaaaattctaaaacattCATTACTCTATGTTAATATTAACATACATCAATGCAACATTAACCATTTGCAAGATCACATAAACCAGCATGTACATAATCATAAAACTATATTACGCAAACGGATTAAATCTTTCTAAAtatcaacatatcttcaaatatacTCTTGCAAACACATCCATTCCCTAGGGCATCTTAACGTCACTACTTGGCATCATAACACATAACACCTTTTTACCTAGAACATCATCACCTCTTATCATTCAACTATTTATTTACATTCCATGCATCTAGGATAACATTAATTCGTATGCATAACTCATCACATCACATTTCCTTAAGAACAACCATTACATTACTCATCAAGAATATTCTCCATATTCATATGTAAGATTAAAATAGCAAATACTTATCACCTTCCAACTAGGATACCATGCTACTAACAATTTCAAGAAGCATATTTAATACTATAAACATATCCCAAACATTCCATTAACATAGTATCTCAATCCCAACATAATGAACATTTATTTATCATGAACCAAAGATTAATGCATTGTTTTATTACAAGATCATTGTTTtcatttcatcaagacctaatgCATAGGGGTACATAGAACAATCACATAGTCTCTATTGCTACATCACATCCTAAATGCCTAATATTACAAATTACATACACACATAATATTGCTTCATTTATCATACTGCATATCAAATGAAAACATAGCATCATCATGAAGGCCCAAAGAAGatacaataacaatcacaacaatctaagCACAATCTGAGCAAAATGGACTCACGAATAACACTCAAAGAAGGAGGCCTTCACAAATGCAACATCAAAGATAAGCCAATCATGAATGCAAACTATAAAATAGATCTAAATAATATtaaatcctcaatagtgaggtaTAACACATCCCACTAAAGTCATATAATAAATCtctcaacaacaaggcattctccCTCTCGCTGGAGCATCAAATCGCATAGgaaacacctcaatggtaaggcatgaacCCTCTTACCAGAGAACATGAAACATCATTAGAGATAAAAATACATCATAATAAACTCTCAAAATGTCAATACATATTGCACAAGCCTCTGGAGTAATCATGCAGTCCAAAAGTGCACTCAAACAAGCTAAAAATTGACTTTCAGAGACCCCCGGGACAATTCAGCACCCCTGGTTTACAGATTGGTGCCCATGGTATGTATGCTAGAATTTTTGGAACTTACCATGGCATTTTTTGTTTATACCATAGCATTTCTGGTCTCTGGGATGGCATTTTTGGTCATTTTGCTTGCATCTGCAAATCAAGACCCTTGCACACTTGGTATGTTTCTTAGCATAATACTGAGACATAAGGCTAAGGAGGGGTCTCAGGAAGGCTTAGGGGTCCAaaatgttagacaattcaaataaccggaagacaactgagaggggggggggtaaattagttgtcacagattaccagaaccattagcaattaaaactttaataacagaacccaaaacattaataccagaatagcagttaaaccaattaagcataaacaataatcataaaataaataccatccacatgacaccaagatttatatgtggaaaaactggtaaagggaaaaaccaaggtgggaagcctacccacagtcagataatacttttgcagtaagcatgtgaattacaatggaggggcctacacttgcaggaaggccaacaacttagagcacattgttcatcacaaaaggagtctcagtgactacatagaaatctagactacaatccggagaagtgttgaattgcaaaagatagcatctcctatgcctgagtacagttttggttaagctcaataccggaggactaaattctcttacataaacccaattcgatctccaatgattgaccaaatcctctgcctaaatgatattacattattggcacattacatatccatttcccattcctatgatctctaccatatgatctacaatgagatcttacatctatatatacaaaccctcgacaataaacaattaggtcggccaccaaataataaaccaattacataattacaaaccatgtcaaccttataccaaacaaataatatccaacacataagacatcccagaaacacatcgagaggtccgatccacacgttacattaaagtcagtccataacctagatcaaccgggacccagtataggtccacatgctatagcaatgatctccatctgccaagtctcgaacatgatcaccatcagcatcccgaaactccaccagaagctgcaccaacactacttatgcaattcatcaaagatcttcatgaaaatctttgtcgatgaaaccctcaccggaactagaaactaagcttctaagcaaacaagatagcatccgattactagaccaaaaccaacttactgaatatgagcatgagtatcatgaacaagccaattccatgaccaaatcatactggagcctaccggatcatgttggatccaaattaaccagaaaccactcaacctatcaggatCGAAAGGGTAtcagtaaagaatccaaacaactactattgacatcaatgacaaaacatcaatgcaacacataaccaattccaccaaatggccaacaatctccccctttggcattgatggcaacactagatgtgaaaaacgtctaagtaccaagaaatgccaaacaagtatcccccaatggaagacaaccaacaatctcccatatacAGCTCTCAAATaaataccaaactccccctgtgaataatatctctgtaaagctctgaattatacatatatctctccccttgtcttttctttttcactttattcttcacatcaatatcactccccactttgacatcaatgccaaaaatctaacaaaaatatcaatgcaaaaacataaaccaccgaATCATAAAGTTGACTACttcccctaagcagtagcatccccacatcagtgtgatgaataatgatgaacaataaatactcaatagatactgagagggggggttgaatcagtatggacaaaaacttcttcagcAACTTAAACTgtaaagactacactaactggtaaatagtatcaccgatctaaatcaaggcactaccggtaaaatatAGTATGACTATaacagacataaaccggtaacatttagatcatctcaaaacctaataactcatctcaacttcacccatatgcttaagcaagtaatacatcaaaaatacaatgaccattggatcaacttacATTACCGCTTAACtggaaaacactaaaacatcacatgaaaaaagcatcacacataacacagtcatttttcacgtggaaaatcaactgggaaaaaccatggtggggattaatacccacaagatgttcttgaactcttctgaagttagctctattaggagcctagtccggttaaagactttataccaggttctgctaggaaccgatcctgttagggatcacccggttaagggatggctaaatacccagttagaggttaaaaccctgttaaaggttaccttgttagaggatttaaagaactcaatagttttgagtcaccctgttaaaggatttacaaaaagcctgttaaagctacccggtaaagggattttccaactgctgaaatggttagaagtcatcaggtaatacactgatctgataacaaccctcaatgccaatgcagatccactttagttcctttacttctacaatcacactctgcacctgtctctactcacttctttggtctagcaagaatcaagtatctcttcactctgatacacacacaacatttgccaacaacttcaaatgaaaaacatGATCGACCTTATAGGTAGaagataggtcggtggcataaaccctaaaccctaaacatctaagttaacaatacagtcagtccaatcctgactgttaaccacattacatagggtaaaacaatcttgaacaaatctcaagacgttctgcaTCGTCCGTTCTTCATcgcttctggaagctaataacccatcacgcgctctccactgtttactgagatttcgcacattcctgaggtagatagaatcaatcttcttcatgcaagatcctcaaggagattcttcacacgcacaaggctgacatgacaATATGATCTAATTtgcatttcaatgctaactcatcacagaatgtcatcggtcgaatcacacagacttggaatgcatcaatcagaaaccctaaagctgagactaccaaccggtagtcatatcaaatgaaacctcgatacaaactttgcatatacttgTTCACATTCAACCATACTGCTTCACTTTCTgtatataccagttcataccatcataccggtttacACTTCAACATATTGCTTCACttatatcatcataccggttcacttgctagtttgcttacttcaatataccggttcacacttcaacatattgacatcaatgacaatatgcattatcatcatgtcatcaaactctgcacatatgctagcatagtgtcggaatgaatagtatctctaatattgcatattggactgatgccaatacgcatcaatcaagtctctacaggaggggcagaaactctcaatctgtctctcaggtactgaAATTATTCCTTGGGCaaatgtttagtgaaaatatttgcaatctactctttagtgttcacataaaccagtctaactttatttgcttccaccttttccttcaaaaagctatacttgatagatatgtgctttgtcttagaatgaaatacccgattctttgatatatcaatagcagcagagttatcacagtgaataactaccggtgcatcacaatctatctttatatccttcaacatttgcttcatccataaaacatgtgtacaattagtagcaacaacaacatactcagcttcagcagtagataaagaagtacatgattatttcttattgatccatgaaaccaacttctttccaagaaagaaagttccagcggaagtacttttttgatcatcaacatctccaacccaatcagcatctgtatatgcacataaagtaaatttatcatccttagggtaccacaaaccatattctgatgtaccttgcaagtatctaaaaattcttttcactgcaatctcatgattttctctaggatcactctgaaatcttgaaacaatacaaacaacattcataatgtcaggcctagtctgagttaaataaagcagacttccaatcatagatttgtatcttgtaggatttatcagtgcagaaacatcttttcttgtcaatttctcacttgcaaccataggaatacttaccagtttagaatctcccataccaaatttcttcaacaattccttggcatatttagtttgatagatgaaaatacctttgttagtctgagcaatttgcaaacctaagaaaaatttcatctctccaatcatagacatctcaaattctttctccatattcttagaaaattctatgcataacttcacctccaaaaataatgtcatcaacaaatacttcaataatcaatatatcatcatcagtgatcttataatataaattattgtcagcactacccttagtaaaaccaattttcaaaagatatttatccaaccttgcataccaagctctaggtgcttgtttcaatccatataaagctttccctaacctgcaaaccatgtttgtatcatctgatagtgaaaaactatcaggttgctcaatataaacttcctcattaagatccccattcaaaaatccacatttaacatccatctgataaaccttgtagtttttataagcagcataggcaagaaataatcttatagcttcaatcctagctacaggtgcaaaagtctctccataataaattccttccttctgaaaatatcctttacaaaccaatctagccttatttcttatttcttgaccatcctcattcaatttattcctaaaaaaccatttagttccaagaACATTCTTTGttataggtcggggaaccaaagtccatgtgttatttttcttagtctgatctaattcttcttcatatatttcaaccaatattcatctttacatgcctcaattactgataccggttcaacttgtgaaattaaatatacctcattagttgttagtcttcttcttgtcatcactccattgcttttatccccaatgatctgatcttctggatgattcaatctcacatacctaggagtcttctgactctctgttcctcttccccgatcttcagttactgtagaattctctgatactgtccgggtaactggttcaacactctattttgataaaggtgctaccagttcagatataatcatttccactgctgattccttctcataaactctgatttgacttatgttcaccTCGtcaactttgacattagcactctccacaattctctgcaatctcttgttataacatctatatgctttgctttcattagaataaccaagaaatatgtcttcatcacatctaggatcaaatttgccaatgatatcatctctcttgatataacatttactaccaaatattctgaaatacttaactgtaggtgtatttccaaaccataattcataaggtgtcttacta is part of the Cryptomeria japonica chromosome 10, Sugi_1.0, whole genome shotgun sequence genome and harbors:
- the LOC131077774 gene encoding aquaporin TIP4-1-like; this encodes MLKIALGNGQEVRQSDCAKAVLAELILTFLFVFAGVGSAMATDKLAFEGSSLLGLTVVALTHAFVVYAMISAGFNISGGHLNPAVTLGLAVGGHITIFRSVLYWIAQCLGSAIACYLLVFLTGGMVTPVHALASGVTYFQGVIWEIVLTFSLLFTVYATAVDPKKGSVGPTAPLCIGLVVFANIIAGGPFSGASMNPARSFGPALASGDWKEHWVYWVGPLIGGGLSGFVYESVFVTENYVSIVPDMEGSLIQ